From a region of the Gemmatimonadaceae bacterium genome:
- a CDS encoding gamma carbonic anhydrase family protein, with product MIDPTAFIHPAAIVTGNVTLGKRVSVWPTAVIRGDSDTIVIGDDSNVQDGTIVHVDDGIPTRIGNRVAIGHRAIVHGATIEDDCLIAMGAILLNGVHVGTGSIVGAGAVCREGMRIPPNSLVLGVPGKVIRETTDADRDRIRKTVESYVELQGRYRLA from the coding sequence GTGATCGATCCCACCGCGTTCATTCATCCCGCCGCCATCGTCACCGGCAACGTGACTCTCGGGAAGCGAGTTTCTGTGTGGCCGACCGCGGTGATCCGCGGCGACTCGGATACGATCGTGATCGGCGACGACAGCAACGTGCAGGACGGAACGATCGTGCACGTCGACGACGGAATTCCAACGCGCATCGGCAACCGCGTCGCGATCGGTCATCGCGCGATCGTGCACGGCGCGACGATCGAAGACGATTGTTTGATCGCGATGGGCGCGATTCTGTTGAACGGTGTGCACGTCGGCACCGGCTCGATCGTCGGCGCCGGCGCGGTGTGTCGTGAGGGAATGCGAATCCCGCCCAACTCGCTCGTGCTCGGGGTCCCCGGCAAGGTCATCCGTGAAACCACCGATGCCGACCGCGATCGGATTCGGAAGACGGTGGAGTCGTATGTGGAGCTCCAAGGCCGGTATAGGCTGGCTTGA